A part of Vibrio sp. B1FLJ16 genomic DNA contains:
- the vexH gene encoding vibriobactin export RND transporter permease subunit VexH — MLLSDISVKRPIAALVLSMLLCVFGFVSFSKLAVREMPDIESPVVSISTRYEGASATIIESQITSVLEDQLSGISGIDEISSTTRNSSSRITITFELGYDLNTGVSDVRDAVARAQRSLPDEADDPIVFKNNGSGQASLYINLSSSEMDRTQLTDYAERVLMDRFSLISGVSSIDLSGGLYKVMYVKLKPELMAGRAVTASDITTALRSENLESPGGEVRNDSTVMSVRTARTYNTTEDFQYLVVKRASDGTPIYLKDVADVFIGAENENSTFKSDGVVNISLGVVPQSDANPLEVAKSVRTEVDNIQKFLPDGTRLAIDYDATVFIERSIEEVYSTLFITGGLVILVLYIFIGQARATLIPAVTVPVSLISSFIAAYYFGFSINLITLMALILSIGLVVDDAIVVVENIFHHIERGESALLAAYKGTREVGFAVIATTFVLVMVFLPISFMDGMVGLLFTEFSVLLAMSVIFSSLIALTLTPVLGSKILKANVKPNRFNAAVDRLFVKLERGYRGALKGALKVRWIAPLIILACIGGSYALMNQVPAQLTPQEDRGVIFAFVRGADATSYNRMSANMDIVEDLLMPLLGQGFLKSFSIQTPAFGGQAGDQTGFVIMILDDWNDRSVTAQDALGKVRGALAGIPDVRVFPFMPGFRGGSSEPVQFVLGGSDYDELLVWADKLKNIAEDSPMMEGAEIDYSEKTPELLVTVNRQRAAELGVSVADISDTLEIMLGGKSTTTYVDRGEEYDVYLRGDENSFNSAADLSQIYLRTNSGELVTLDTVTKIDEVAASIRLSHYNKQKSITIKANLSDGYTLGDALDYLDQQAIDSLPNDISVSYSGESKDFKENQSSVAIVFALALLVAYLVLAAQFESFINPLVVMFTVPMGVFGGFLGLVVMEQGMNIYSQIGMVMLIGMVTKNGILIVEFANQLRDRGIEFEKAIVDAAARRLRPILMTAFTTLAGAIPLISSTGAGYESRVAVGTVIFFGMGFATLVTLFVIPAMYRLIAANTRAPGHVEAELNKALSQDSKGRVTHP; from the coding sequence ATGTTACTTTCTGATATTTCCGTTAAACGTCCTATTGCGGCGTTGGTATTGAGTATGCTGCTTTGTGTGTTTGGCTTTGTGTCATTCAGCAAACTAGCAGTACGCGAAATGCCTGACATCGAAAGTCCGGTTGTATCAATCTCGACACGTTACGAAGGTGCGTCGGCAACTATCATTGAGAGCCAGATTACGTCAGTGCTTGAAGACCAGCTTTCGGGTATCAGTGGTATTGATGAGATAAGTTCCACCACACGTAACAGTTCGTCGAGAATTACGATTACTTTTGAATTAGGTTACGACCTTAATACAGGCGTGAGTGACGTACGTGACGCTGTAGCCCGGGCACAACGTTCATTACCGGATGAAGCTGATGATCCGATTGTTTTCAAGAACAACGGCTCGGGTCAGGCTTCTCTGTATATCAATCTAAGCTCATCAGAAATGGATCGCACCCAACTGACGGACTACGCAGAACGCGTGTTGATGGACCGCTTTAGTCTTATCTCCGGGGTTAGCTCGATCGATCTTTCTGGCGGGTTGTACAAAGTGATGTACGTAAAGCTAAAACCAGAACTCATGGCCGGACGCGCGGTAACGGCGTCGGATATCACCACAGCACTGCGCAGTGAGAACCTGGAAAGTCCCGGTGGTGAAGTACGTAATGATTCTACTGTCATGTCGGTACGGACCGCGCGAACCTATAACACGACGGAAGACTTTCAATATCTGGTTGTAAAACGTGCAAGTGACGGAACGCCAATCTATCTGAAAGATGTCGCGGATGTTTTTATTGGCGCAGAAAACGAGAACTCTACCTTTAAAAGTGACGGTGTAGTGAACATCAGTTTGGGCGTGGTGCCTCAGTCTGATGCGAACCCGTTAGAAGTGGCTAAGTCAGTTCGAACTGAAGTAGACAACATCCAGAAATTCCTGCCTGACGGCACGCGCCTTGCCATTGACTATGATGCAACGGTGTTCATCGAACGCTCTATCGAAGAGGTTTACAGCACGCTGTTTATTACCGGCGGTCTGGTTATTCTTGTGCTGTACATCTTCATTGGTCAGGCTCGAGCAACATTGATACCGGCGGTTACTGTTCCGGTGTCGCTTATCTCGTCCTTTATCGCCGCTTATTACTTTGGCTTTTCAATTAACCTCATCACCTTGATGGCGCTTATTTTATCTATCGGTCTAGTGGTAGATGACGCCATCGTTGTTGTGGAGAATATCTTCCACCACATTGAACGTGGTGAATCTGCGTTACTTGCTGCTTATAAAGGGACGCGAGAAGTAGGGTTTGCCGTTATCGCAACCACATTTGTATTGGTGATGGTGTTCTTACCTATCTCCTTTATGGATGGCATGGTTGGTTTGCTATTTACCGAGTTTTCGGTGCTTTTAGCTATGTCGGTGATTTTTTCTTCACTGATAGCGCTTACGTTGACTCCGGTATTGGGCAGTAAAATTCTAAAAGCGAATGTCAAACCGAACCGCTTTAATGCGGCTGTCGATCGTCTTTTTGTGAAACTGGAGAGAGGTTATCGAGGTGCGCTAAAAGGGGCATTAAAAGTTCGCTGGATAGCACCGCTTATTATTCTGGCGTGTATTGGCGGTAGCTATGCCTTGATGAACCAGGTTCCTGCTCAGTTGACACCGCAAGAAGACCGAGGAGTAATTTTTGCCTTTGTTCGCGGCGCGGATGCAACCTCGTATAACCGCATGTCTGCAAATATGGATATCGTTGAAGATCTGCTAATGCCACTATTAGGGCAGGGCTTTCTAAAATCTTTCAGCATTCAGACACCAGCTTTTGGTGGTCAAGCCGGTGACCAAACGGGTTTTGTCATCATGATCCTCGATGACTGGAATGACAGAAGTGTTACCGCGCAAGACGCTTTGGGCAAAGTTCGCGGGGCACTTGCTGGAATTCCTGATGTGCGTGTATTCCCGTTTATGCCCGGCTTCCGTGGTGGTTCAAGTGAACCTGTTCAGTTTGTACTAGGCGGCTCAGACTATGATGAACTTTTAGTTTGGGCTGATAAGCTGAAAAACATTGCTGAAGACTCGCCAATGATGGAAGGCGCAGAGATCGATTACTCTGAGAAAACGCCAGAATTGTTGGTCACGGTTAACAGACAACGCGCAGCAGAGCTTGGTGTCAGCGTGGCAGATATTTCCGATACGCTCGAGATCATGTTAGGTGGTAAAAGCACAACCACTTATGTCGACCGTGGTGAAGAGTACGACGTTTACCTGCGCGGCGACGAGAACAGCTTTAACAGTGCAGCGGATTTAAGTCAGATTTATCTGCGTACCAACAGCGGCGAGTTAGTGACGCTCGATACGGTGACTAAGATAGATGAAGTGGCAGCATCGATTCGTCTTTCACACTATAACAAGCAGAAATCGATTACGATTAAAGCCAACTTATCCGATGGCTACACATTAGGTGATGCTCTGGATTACCTTGATCAACAAGCAATAGATTCTTTACCGAATGATATTTCAGTGAGCTACTCCGGCGAGTCGAAAGACTTTAAAGAGAATCAGTCCAGCGTTGCGATTGTTTTTGCGCTTGCTTTGCTGGTGGCTTATTTAGTATTGGCTGCTCAGTTTGAAAGCTTCATCAACCCATTAGTTGTGATGTTTACCGTACCTATGGGGGTGTTTGGTGGGTTCCTAGGCTTAGTCGTAATGGAACAAGGCATGAACATCTACAGCCAGATAGGTATGGTGATGCTTATTGGTATGGTAACGAAAAACGGCATACTGATTGTTGAGTTTGCCAACCAGCTACGCGACCGAGGCATCGAATTTGAAAAAGCGATTGTTGATGCAGCAGCCCGTCGTCTGCGCCCGATTCTAATGACGGCATTTACGACTCTGGCTGGTGCGATACCACTTATATCATCAACCGGCGCAGGTTATGAAAGCCGCGTTGCCGTTGGTACGGTTATCTTCTTTGGTATGGGCTTTGCCACACTGGTTACTTTGTTTGTTATTCCTGCCATGTATCGCTTAATTGCAGCGAATACCCGTGCTCCGGGTCATGTGGAAGCGGAGCTCAATAAAGCGCTGAGTCAGGACTCTAAGGGACGCGTTACGCATCCTTAG
- a CDS encoding DUF1244 domain-containing protein has protein sequence MAEFKYKNLTQEEQDKLDAATFRRLLAHLDANKDVQNIDLMILAGFCRNCFSKWYTAEAEKLGVDLDIDDARERVYGMTYDEWKQNHQPAATPEQLAAFEARQKK, from the coding sequence GTGGCCGAGTTTAAATACAAAAACCTTACACAAGAAGAACAAGATAAGTTAGATGCTGCGACATTTCGCCGCCTGTTGGCTCATTTAGACGCAAATAAGGATGTACAGAATATTGACCTGATGATTCTTGCAGGTTTCTGCCGTAACTGTTTTAGCAAGTGGTACACAGCAGAAGCAGAAAAACTGGGTGTGGACTTAGATATCGATGATGCGCGTGAGCGTGTGTACGGCATGACTTACGATGAGTGGAAACAAAACCACCAACCTGCTGCAACGCCAGAGCAGTTAGCCGCTTTTGAAGCGCGTCAGAAAAAGTAG
- a CDS encoding PLP-dependent cysteine synthase family protein, with amino-acid sequence MCTDHQWINNAVRKIEADFQRSADTHLIKLDLPSLDGVDLYLKDESTHPTGSLKHRLARSLFLYAICNGWIGPETTVIEASSGSTAVSEAYFARLLGLPFIAVMPKCTARKKIEQIEFYGGQAHLVDRSDQIYDESRRLAEELNGHYMDQFTYAERATDWRGNNNIANSIFSQMELEDHPVPSWVVMSPGTGGTSATIGRFIRYQKYETKLCVADPENSVFYDAFHTGNSALKCETGSKIEGIGRPRVEPSFIAGVVDKMRKIPDRASVATAHWVSNLIGRKVGASTGTNLYAALQIACEMKLRGESGSIVTLLCDSGERYLDTYYDMAWVKQNIGDIQPYVALLETIQARGCTEPACCEPVLG; translated from the coding sequence ATGTGTACTGACCACCAGTGGATCAATAATGCTGTACGTAAAATTGAAGCCGATTTTCAACGCTCTGCCGACACTCATCTGATAAAACTTGACCTTCCTTCTCTTGATGGTGTCGATCTCTATTTAAAAGATGAGAGCACTCACCCTACTGGCTCACTAAAACACCGTTTAGCGCGTTCTCTGTTTTTATATGCAATTTGTAATGGCTGGATCGGCCCGGAAACCACGGTTATTGAAGCCTCGTCAGGTAGTACCGCGGTTTCTGAAGCCTACTTTGCCCGTCTGCTTGGTTTGCCGTTTATTGCCGTGATGCCGAAATGCACCGCCCGTAAGAAAATAGAACAGATTGAGTTTTATGGCGGTCAGGCACATCTGGTCGATCGCTCGGATCAAATCTATGATGAATCCCGACGTCTCGCAGAGGAGCTCAATGGTCACTATATGGATCAGTTCACTTACGCGGAACGTGCGACCGACTGGCGTGGAAACAATAACATCGCAAACTCTATCTTCAGTCAAATGGAGTTAGAAGATCACCCTGTCCCAAGTTGGGTGGTCATGAGCCCGGGTACCGGCGGTACTTCGGCAACTATTGGGCGCTTTATCCGCTATCAGAAATACGAGACGAAACTGTGTGTTGCGGACCCAGAAAACTCGGTATTTTATGATGCATTTCATACCGGAAATTCAGCGCTGAAATGCGAAACAGGAAGTAAGATTGAGGGTATTGGCCGCCCCCGTGTAGAGCCGAGTTTTATTGCCGGAGTCGTAGATAAAATGCGGAAAATCCCGGACAGAGCAAGCGTAGCAACCGCGCACTGGGTTTCCAATTTGATCGGACGTAAAGTCGGGGCTTCTACCGGTACCAATTTATATGCCGCCCTTCAAATTGCCTGTGAGATGAAGTTGCGTGGCGAGAGTGGCTCGATTGTCACCTTACTTTGTGATTCCGGCGAACGCTATTTAGATACGTATTACGACATGGCGTGGGTGAAGCAAAACATCGGTGACATCCAACCTTATGTTGCTCTGCTCGAGACCATTCAGGCAAGGGGGTGTACAGAACCGGCTTGTTGTGAGCCTGTTCTCGGATAG
- a CDS encoding Lrp/AsnC family transcriptional regulator, with protein MENNLDKIDRKLLSLLQTDGTLSLNELAERVNLTTTPCWKRLKKLEDEGYIEKRVALLSADKLDLSFIAFVQLKTIDHSEEWYHHFVTTVSDFPEVMEFYRMAGEYDYMMKVLVKDMKCFDKFYKRLVNSVKGLSNVTSTFAMESIKYTTELPIGRS; from the coding sequence GTGGAAAATAATTTAGATAAAATTGACCGGAAGTTACTTTCTTTACTCCAGACAGATGGAACTTTGTCATTAAACGAGTTAGCCGAGCGGGTTAATCTCACAACAACTCCGTGCTGGAAACGTCTCAAGAAGCTTGAAGATGAAGGATATATAGAAAAGCGAGTAGCATTGCTGAGTGCGGACAAGCTGGATCTGTCGTTTATTGCGTTTGTGCAACTTAAAACCATTGATCACTCAGAAGAGTGGTATCACCACTTCGTAACGACAGTGAGTGATTTTCCCGAAGTGATGGAGTTTTATCGCATGGCCGGTGAGTACGATTACATGATGAAAGTGTTGGTGAAGGACATGAAGTGCTTTGATAAGTTTTATAAGCGCCTGGTAAACAGCGTTAAAGGGCTGTCGAATGTTACGTCTACTTTTGCTATGGAATCGATCAAGTACACCACAGAACTGCCTATCGGTCGCTCTTAA
- the tesB gene encoding acyl-CoA thioesterase II, producing the protein MSKPLRELLSLLQLEQLEEGLFRGQSENLGLPQVYGGQVIGQALSAARYTVEETRTVHSFHSYFLYPGDPEKPIIYDVENLRDGRSFSTRRVKAIQNGRPIFYLTASYHSDQPGFDHQKTMPDIPGPENYPSESELASNIAEYLPERLRKTFCGEKPIEMRPVTVINPLKPTKAEPKQYLWIRANGEMPDNQLIHQYLLGYASDWGFLVTALHPHGVSLMTPNFQVATIDHSIWFHRPFKMDEWLLFAIESPTASNTRGLVRGEIYNQQGHLVATAVQEGVMRHTK; encoded by the coding sequence ATGAGTAAACCACTAAGAGAATTGTTGAGCCTATTACAACTAGAACAATTAGAAGAAGGCTTGTTCCGCGGACAAAGCGAGAACTTAGGTTTACCTCAAGTGTACGGTGGCCAGGTGATTGGACAGGCTCTTTCTGCAGCTCGTTACACTGTCGAAGAAACTCGTACCGTACACTCCTTCCACAGCTATTTCTTATATCCGGGGGACCCGGAAAAGCCAATTATCTACGATGTAGAAAACCTGCGAGACGGCCGAAGCTTCAGTACCCGCCGCGTCAAAGCGATTCAAAATGGCCGCCCTATTTTTTACCTGACAGCTTCATATCATAGCGATCAACCCGGATTCGACCATCAGAAAACCATGCCGGATATACCTGGCCCGGAAAATTATCCTTCGGAAAGTGAGCTGGCTAGCAATATTGCCGAGTATCTGCCTGAGAGACTGCGCAAAACATTCTGCGGCGAGAAGCCAATTGAGATGCGTCCGGTGACGGTGATTAATCCGCTGAAACCTACCAAAGCAGAACCTAAGCAGTATCTTTGGATTCGCGCCAATGGAGAGATGCCTGATAACCAACTGATCCACCAGTACTTGCTGGGGTATGCTTCAGACTGGGGTTTCCTGGTTACTGCGCTGCACCCGCACGGCGTTTCTCTGATGACACCAAACTTCCAGGTCGCTACCATCGACCATTCTATCTGGTTCCACCGCCCGTTTAAGATGGATGAATGGTTGCTGTTCGCCATTGAAAGCCCGACAGCGAGTAACACCAGAGGGCTGGTTCGTGGAGAAATCTACAACCAGCAAGGCCACTTGGTCGCCACCGCAGTCCAGGAAGGTGTCATGCGTCATACCAAATAG
- a CDS encoding YbaY family lipoprotein, with protein sequence MKKTLLLVTSLLFGAALVGCQNSQTTEMDSAEVSMKTITGTVAYRERIALPPNAVVTVSLEDVSLADAPSKVLAKQTFETEGKQVPFAFELNYDSNEIQEKHTYSVRARIEVDGQLRFISDTRHAVITDEAQTHQVDIRLVGVR encoded by the coding sequence ATGAAAAAAACACTCTTACTTGTTACATCTTTATTATTTGGTGCTGCATTAGTGGGTTGCCAAAATTCTCAAACAACAGAAATGGATTCTGCTGAGGTGTCAATGAAGACAATTACAGGTACAGTGGCTTACCGTGAACGTATCGCTTTACCGCCTAATGCGGTGGTTACTGTGTCACTAGAAGATGTTTCTCTGGCTGATGCGCCATCAAAAGTGCTCGCTAAGCAGACTTTTGAAACAGAGGGCAAGCAAGTTCCTTTTGCATTTGAACTGAACTATGACAGCAATGAAATTCAAGAAAAGCATACTTACAGTGTTCGTGCGCGTATCGAGGTGGATGGCCAGTTACGCTTTATCAGCGATACTCGTCACGCAGTGATTACTGATGAGGCGCAAACTCATCAGGTAGATATCAGACTTGTTGGTGTACGTTAA
- a CDS encoding DNA base-flipping protein: MDQFLAQIFAVIHQIPKGKVSTYGEIARMAGYPGYARHVGKALGNLPEGSKLPWFRVINSQGKISLKGRDLDRQKEKLEEEGVLVSEIGKISLKKYKWQP; encoded by the coding sequence ATGGATCAATTCTTAGCCCAAATCTTTGCTGTAATTCACCAAATTCCAAAAGGGAAAGTGTCAACCTACGGCGAGATTGCCAGAATGGCGGGCTATCCGGGATACGCACGACACGTGGGAAAAGCGCTAGGAAACTTACCGGAAGGCAGTAAATTGCCTTGGTTCAGAGTGATTAACAGCCAGGGAAAGATTTCATTAAAAGGACGAGATTTGGACAGGCAGAAAGAGAAGCTGGAAGAAGAGGGAGTATTGGTGTCTGAAATCGGAAAAATATCGCTTAAAAAATACAAATGGCAGCCTTAA
- a CDS encoding beta-propeller fold lactonase family protein: MKRFIYLSNAESGIISRYQQQGEQLIHIGNTNVGSLVMPMVVSRDGHYLYAALRQAPYCIVRLAIDPRSGDLTELDRTQQAASMVNLDIDHNNHWLLSASFNHNMATLNRIEDDGSLNVNNITIQLEGHCHACNISPDNQWLVATEFGQDRVNVYRHLDDSHHEVALVHQYSFSRESGPRHLVFSTCGQFIYVLCEMIASVNVFAFDSKTGAMALIDEVEAAPLEMLGLEKGLPPSKRVVPDVPRAWAADIQLSADGHFLYVSERTTSIISRLEITANDPIPRYAGYDHVVTQPRSFALTPDGQYLLASGELSDHLALYQIDAQTGQLSELDRARCGANPAWVSVVDFP, encoded by the coding sequence ATGAAACGGTTTATCTACCTCTCTAACGCGGAGTCCGGCATCATCTCTCGCTACCAACAACAAGGGGAGCAACTCATACATATAGGAAACACTAATGTTGGCAGTTTGGTGATGCCGATGGTGGTGAGTCGAGATGGACACTATCTGTATGCCGCTCTGCGCCAAGCGCCTTATTGCATTGTACGCCTAGCGATTGATCCAAGGAGTGGGGATCTGACGGAATTGGATAGGACGCAACAGGCAGCAAGCATGGTCAATTTGGATATTGACCACAATAACCACTGGCTACTGAGCGCTTCATTTAATCATAATATGGCAACCTTAAACCGTATTGAAGACGACGGCAGTTTGAACGTAAACAACATCACCATCCAGCTGGAAGGGCACTGTCATGCTTGTAATATTAGCCCGGATAACCAGTGGTTGGTGGCTACCGAATTTGGGCAGGATCGCGTCAATGTCTATCGACATTTAGATGATAGTCATCATGAAGTAGCTTTGGTTCATCAATACTCTTTTTCGCGTGAATCAGGGCCGCGTCATTTGGTGTTTTCCACTTGTGGTCAGTTTATCTACGTACTGTGTGAAATGATCGCATCGGTGAACGTGTTTGCTTTTGATAGTAAAACCGGAGCGATGGCGCTGATTGATGAAGTGGAAGCTGCGCCCCTTGAAATGCTTGGTTTGGAAAAAGGACTGCCGCCATCGAAACGCGTAGTGCCTGATGTGCCCCGCGCCTGGGCGGCGGATATTCAGCTATCGGCTGACGGCCATTTTTTATATGTCTCAGAGCGTACCACCAGCATTATTAGCCGCTTGGAAATTACGGCTAATGACCCCATACCACGCTACGCAGGGTATGATCATGTTGTCACTCAGCCACGCAGTTTTGCGCTGACCCCTGATGGACAATATTTACTGGCTAGCGGTGAGCTCTCTGATCACTTGGCCTTGTATCAAATTGATGCTCAGACTGGCCAGCTCAGTGAGCTAGACCGCGCCCGTTGTGGCGCCAATCCGGCATGGGTATCAGTGGTTGATTTCCCTTAG
- a CDS encoding DUF3604 domain-containing protein, giving the protein MAKYSLPLITFFILASTGCNNSQEYTNAEPEGAETAVSPQSDRNIKVNPMKDVYWGDTHNHTGNSFDVFLFGTPNSTPEIAYRFARGEEVESPTTGKPWKLSKPLDFLVVADHAELLGSIPLMYQNTPGISDTKTGKTFLAIAPNKSEENLQKIYEILNYAAFDQPNEANLGAKDLVSDFGGEKTKEAWTRYIETAEKYNNPGTFTTLIGWEWTSNNRGANLHRVIFMPQGGDVANQFIPYSSLESDNPEDLWAWLDATSQKTGAEFVAIPHNPNISLGLMFAETRLNGEPIDADYARKRMKWERSVEITQIKGDSEAHPALSPNDEFADYETYDFALTPDGVRPEPTKADYVRSGLKTGLELEKKVGVNPFKVGFVGSSDSHTGMSSIEENNFGGKGQHDSTPEKRPHPTGLGSSKGWDMGAAGWVGVWAESNTRQSLVDAFQRKEVYATTGPRITLRVFGSFDFSEEDLGSEMVNTGYRKGVPMGGDLYQPSDGRAPGFLISVMKDPDGANLDRVQIIKGWLSEEGVAQEKIYDVALSDGRTDGSVKVGNTVDLSTGKYTNTIGSPELSTFWEDPDFSPEQNAFYYVRALEIPTPRYSLLDAIELGINVAETGHPATIQERVYSSPIWYNSAKSSL; this is encoded by the coding sequence ATGGCTAAGTACTCACTTCCCCTCATTACATTTTTTATTCTTGCCTCAACTGGTTGTAATAACAGCCAAGAATATACAAATGCAGAGCCCGAGGGGGCGGAAACCGCAGTTTCACCGCAATCAGACAGAAACATCAAAGTAAATCCGATGAAAGACGTTTACTGGGGAGATACTCACAATCATACGGGTAACTCCTTTGATGTGTTTTTGTTTGGAACGCCTAACTCTACCCCTGAAATCGCCTATCGATTTGCCCGCGGTGAAGAAGTTGAGAGCCCAACAACGGGCAAACCATGGAAACTGTCAAAACCGCTCGATTTCCTTGTCGTCGCCGATCATGCTGAACTATTAGGTTCTATCCCCTTGATGTATCAAAATACACCTGGGATTTCTGATACCAAAACAGGTAAAACGTTCCTCGCGATTGCGCCAAATAAATCCGAAGAGAATTTGCAGAAAATATACGAGATTCTCAATTACGCAGCGTTTGACCAACCAAATGAAGCGAATTTGGGAGCCAAAGATTTAGTGAGTGATTTTGGTGGAGAAAAAACGAAGGAAGCCTGGACGCGTTACATTGAAACCGCTGAAAAGTACAACAACCCTGGTACATTTACCACATTAATAGGTTGGGAGTGGACCTCCAATAACCGAGGAGCCAACCTCCATAGGGTGATTTTCATGCCTCAGGGCGGCGATGTCGCCAATCAGTTTATTCCTTACAGTTCGTTAGAGAGTGATAATCCAGAAGACTTGTGGGCGTGGCTTGATGCAACCAGCCAGAAAACGGGAGCGGAATTCGTCGCTATTCCTCATAATCCAAATATCAGTTTAGGTTTGATGTTTGCGGAAACGCGTTTGAATGGTGAACCCATTGATGCTGATTATGCAAGGAAGCGTATGAAGTGGGAGCGATCTGTTGAGATAACACAAATCAAAGGTGATTCAGAGGCACACCCAGCTTTATCGCCGAACGATGAGTTTGCAGATTATGAAACTTATGATTTTGCGCTGACTCCTGATGGCGTAAGACCTGAACCAACAAAAGCTGACTATGTACGCTCGGGATTGAAAACCGGTTTGGAACTAGAAAAGAAAGTCGGAGTGAATCCATTTAAAGTTGGTTTTGTCGGCAGTAGCGATTCCCATACAGGTATGAGCTCAATTGAAGAAAATAATTTTGGCGGAAAAGGTCAGCATGATTCAACGCCAGAAAAACGACCACATCCAACAGGTCTTGGTTCATCTAAAGGTTGGGATATGGGCGCAGCAGGATGGGTTGGCGTATGGGCAGAAAGCAACACTCGGCAAAGTTTAGTTGATGCCTTCCAGCGCAAAGAAGTCTATGCGACAACGGGGCCGCGTATTACCCTGCGCGTATTCGGTAGCTTTGATTTTAGTGAAGAGGATTTGGGTTCCGAGATGGTAAACACAGGTTACCGTAAAGGGGTGCCAATGGGGGGAGATTTATATCAACCATCAGATGGCCGCGCTCCGGGTTTTTTAATTTCTGTAATGAAAGATCCTGATGGCGCAAACTTAGACAGAGTACAAATTATTAAGGGCTGGCTGAGTGAGGAAGGGGTTGCACAGGAGAAAATTTACGATGTGGCATTGTCGGATGGAAGAACAGACGGAAGCGTCAAAGTAGGTAACACCGTCGATCTTTCAACGGGCAAGTACACCAATACGATAGGATCGCCAGAGTTAAGTACTTTTTGGGAAGATCCTGATTTTAGCCCTGAGCAAAACGCATTTTATTATGTACGGGCATTGGAGATCCCAACGCCAAGGTATTCATTATTAGATGCTATCGAGCTTGGCATCAATGTCGCGGAAACAGGTCATCCTGCAACGATACAAGAACGCGTATACAGCTCACCAATTTGGTATAACTCAGCAAAAAGTAGCTTATGA
- a CDS encoding peptidyl-prolyl cis-trans isomerase yields the protein MNKWMKEPLLHFVLLGVAIFLVYSQINTDTEDEYQIVINDNKINHIRSLWELQWKREPTFEELKGLLERYTRQEIMYQEALKLNLDEDDEIIKRRLSQKMEFMANDLTKVVMPPSEENLLTYFDSNKEKYVIPASYSLKQVTFNRNNHDDPKAYAKTLLAQAEVASESALTQKGDPVLLPSRLYKAAKSEITKAFGNAFYAALDTQPLNVWAGPISSGFGEHLVFISEKESAYFPDFASVRNEVQRDYEFDTQSDAKGSIYKELKKKYKVVMKSELLGELQEAEILASLNGLK from the coding sequence ATGAATAAATGGATGAAAGAGCCACTTCTACATTTTGTTTTATTAGGAGTGGCGATTTTTTTGGTGTACAGCCAGATAAATACCGATACGGAAGACGAATATCAAATTGTCATTAATGACAATAAAATCAATCATATCAGGTCGCTTTGGGAGTTACAGTGGAAGCGGGAGCCGACGTTTGAAGAGTTGAAGGGGCTGCTAGAACGCTATACGCGGCAGGAAATCATGTATCAGGAGGCGCTGAAATTAAATTTAGATGAAGATGATGAAATCATAAAACGGCGTCTTTCGCAGAAGATGGAGTTTATGGCGAATGACCTGACTAAAGTTGTTATGCCCCCTAGTGAAGAAAACCTTCTTACGTATTTTGACAGTAATAAAGAAAAATACGTAATCCCCGCCAGTTACTCTCTCAAGCAGGTTACCTTTAATCGAAACAATCATGATGACCCGAAAGCTTACGCAAAAACTCTGCTGGCTCAAGCGGAAGTAGCCTCGGAATCAGCTCTAACTCAAAAAGGCGATCCTGTACTGCTTCCTTCTCGGCTTTACAAAGCTGCGAAATCTGAAATTACCAAAGCGTTTGGCAACGCATTCTACGCTGCTTTGGATACCCAGCCTCTCAATGTCTGGGCTGGTCCTATTTCATCAGGATTCGGGGAGCATTTGGTGTTTATTTCAGAAAAGGAAAGTGCTTATTTCCCCGACTTTGCAAGTGTTCGCAATGAAGTTCAGAGGGATTACGAGTTTGACACACAAAGTGATGCGAAAGGCTCGATATATAAAGAGTTGAAAAAGAAATATAAGGTTGTCATGAAATCTGAACTCTTAGGTGAACTTCAGGAAGCCGAGATATTGGCTAGCTTAAATGGGTTGAAATAG